The Bacteroidota bacterium sequence ACGCCGCGTCGTCGGGCACGGTGACGCCGGGGATGTCGAAGTCTACGAAGAAGACCGTCTCGCTCCCGCTCGGAAGCGGTACGTCCTCGAGGACGGGGCCCTGGTAGAGCAGCGTCCCGGGCTCGCCCGAGGCGGCGACGTCGTAGAGCCGCACCTGGAGGTCGAGCGTGCCGCTGTTGCTGGTGAGCTGCCGGTTGAGGGCGACGCTGACGCTCGTCACCTGGCGCTCGGTCCCGCCGAGCGCGACGGTGTTGGCAAACTCGTTGCCGATGGCCGAGAACGAGGTCGTGCCGACCTCGGTGACGGAGTTGTCGTAGACAACGGCCTGCGCGAGGACGCCGGGCGCGAGGAGCAGCGCGAGGGCCAGGGTCAGGGTGCAGCGAAGGGAGCCATGCATAATCAAGTGGGTTTGATGAATAGGAAAGAAGAACATACCGGCGGGTGCCCACTTCCGCCATGCGCTTTTGGATTATCCTTTCGGTCACCTCGCACCTCAGCCCATGCCTCGCCGTCCGATCCCGGAGACCGACGACGCCCTCCTCGCCGAGTGCGACGTGGAGACGTTCCGCTCCGGCGGGCCGGGCGGGCAGCACGCCAACAAGGTCGAGAGCGCGGTCCGGCTCCGCCACCGGCCGAGCGGCGAGACCGTCACGCGGCGCGACACGCGCAGCCAGCACCGCAACAAGACCCTCGCCCTCAGCGAACTGCGCCGCCGCCTCGAAAAGCTGAACCAGCCCCGGAAGCGCCGCGTGAAGACCAAGCCGACCGCCGCCTCGAAGCGCCGCCGCCTGGAGGCCAAGCGCCGGCGGTCCGAGAAGAAGAAGCACCGCCGCCCGCCCCGCCGCGACGAGATACACCGGGTTCAGATAATCTGGTATCCGTCTCAACCGCTGTAGGGGCGTAGCATGCTACGCCCCACAACGCCGGAGTGCACCGCGCTGTCCATGCGAACGGTCCTATCCCCGCTCGTAGCGGTTCTGGAGCGCCTGCTGCACCTTGTCTACCTTCTTGAAGGTCTCCTTGAGCAGGTTCTGCTGGCTCTTGTGGAGCGCGTTCGGGTCGATCAGGTCGGTCGGGGTGACGCCCGTCTC is a genomic window containing:
- a CDS encoding peptide chain release factor-like protein; this encodes MPRRPIPETDDALLAECDVETFRSGGPGGQHANKVESAVRLRHRPSGETVTRRDTRSQHRNKTLALSELRRRLEKLNQPRKRRVKTKPTAASKRRRLEAKRRRSEKKKHRRPPRRDEIHRVQIIWYPSQPL